AAGAGGGCCGCCGTGTCGTTGGTGCTCGTGTCGCCGTCCACCACGATCCGGTTGAAGGAGGCGTCGACCGCCTCCCGGAAGAGGCGTCGGGCGTCCGCGGGAGCGAGCGCCGCGTCGGTGAACAGGTACGAAAGCATCGTCCCCATGTTCGGGGCGATCATCCCGGCCCCTTTGGCGATCCCGCCGATGGTGACCGTCCGGCCTCCGATTCGCACCCGGCGGACGCCGCGCTTGGAAAACGCGTCGGTCGTCCGGATCGCCTCCCCGGCGGCGACGATCCCCTTCGGGGAGAGCCGCGCGGCGAGCGCGGGGAGCGCCGCGGCGATCTTCCCGGCGGGGAGCGGAACGCCGATCACCCCGGTGGAGCCGACCAGCAGCGACCCCTCCGGGACGCCGGCGGCGGCGCACGCCGCGGCGGACACCTTCCGGACCGCCTCCGTCCCGGCCGCGCCGGTGCAGGCGTTGGCGTTGCCGCTGTTGACCACGATCCCGCGCAGGCGCCCCCGGTTCCGGTTCGCCTTCCCCCAGGCGACGGGGGCCGCGGCCACCTTGTTCCTCGTGAAGACGACGGCCGAGACGCACGGCCGGTCGGAGACCACCAGCGCCAGGTCCGGCTTCCCCGACTTCTTGATCCCGCACGACGTCCCGGCTGCTCGGAACCCGGGGACTACGATTTCCTTCGGTAGTTTCATGCAATCATCTCCCCACAAAGTCCCCCTTCTCAGAAATACGGCAACGGATCGGGAAGACAATACGTAAGGCGCACTCGTCCGGCGGAGCCGCCGTAGGAGGGGGGGCGCAGTGAGGTAAAGCGCAGCCGTGCGGGTTCATCGCACGGCGAGCCACGAACGGAGCCCCGCCCTCCGAGGCGGCGCAGCCGAAGATGAATGCACTACGCGCTCGCGCCGCAGCACTTCTTGTACTTCTTCCCCGACCCGCACGGGCACGGGTCGTTCCGCCCGATCTTGGCTCCCTGGCGCTTCTGCGTGGTCTCGCCCGCCGCCTTGATGTCCCCCTGGGAGAGGGATACCCTCCGGGACCGTTGCGGCTGGAGACGCCGGGCGACCTCCTCCGCGCCCTCCTCCTCCCGCTGGACCCGGACGTGGAACAGGCGCTTCAGCGACTCCTCCTTCACCCGGATGACCAGGTCGGAGAACAGGTCGAACCCTTCCCGCTGGTACTCCTTGAGCGGGTCCTTCTGCGCGTACCCCCGCAGGCCGATCCCCTCCTTCAGGTGGTCCATCGAGAGGAGGTGGTCCTTCCACAGCGCGTCGACGGTGGACAGGAGGAACATCTTTTCCAGGTATCGGATGGCGTCCGCGCCGTATTCGGCTTCCTTCTTCGCGTAGAACGCCTCCGCTCCCTCCCGGATCCGGTCCGCCACGAGCGAAGGCGTGAGCGCGGGCCGCTCTCCCTCCGGAATCCCGATGCGGGTGCCGAACTGGGCGTATACCGCGTTCGAGAGCCCGTCGAAGTCCCACTCCTCGGGGTGCGTCTTCTCCTCGCAGAACCGCCCCGCGATCTCCTCCGAGACCTCCCCGGCGAACTC
The Deltaproteobacteria bacterium DNA segment above includes these coding regions:
- the argJ gene encoding bifunctional glutamate N-acetyltransferase/amino-acid acetyltransferase ArgJ; translated protein: MKLPKEIVVPGFRAAGTSCGIKKSGKPDLALVVSDRPCVSAVVFTRNKVAAAPVAWGKANRNRGRLRGIVVNSGNANACTGAAGTEAVRKVSAAACAAAGVPEGSLLVGSTGVIGVPLPAGKIAAALPALAARLSPKGIVAAGEAIRTTDAFSKRGVRRVRIGGRTVTIGGIAKGAGMIAPNMGTMLSYLFTDAALAPADARRLFREAVDASFNRIVVDGDTSTNDTAALFANGACGLPPLSGKGLSAFGEALRALMLDLALMIVRDGEGATRVVRLSVTGARSDSEAGAAARAVAASPLVKTAVYGADVNWGRVIAALGRAGIAVDPMKVQMAFAGIVLLRRGMRPDPAGERRAAPRIRKDAYGIDVDLGLGKGSSYVYFSDLTEEYIRINAGYRS